The bacterium genome includes a region encoding these proteins:
- a CDS encoding cytochrome b N-terminal domain-containing protein → MESVLANLREWLQDRKQHLDLFDETKTALQDNPLYIVGGLVWLSWMVVIVTGIILMVWYIPTTTGAYRSILHLTEDIPFGWLMRGMHKYGADMLVITITIRIYRMYFAGEYKKPGELSWMILFASLVLAMISGITGYALIWNQRAFWAAKTVLTVPTYYDEIPGLGKLGIGHAIAYIFLGGPALGQATLTRFYSIHYGISVVFVILAEIFFYRTRRRRVNLSFFTIGLVLAFLAYVSFDQLAAMGRWANPNRTPLPILSDWYFLALYQVVKYMPPLWAGIAPGLLIGYGMIVPFLDRTKETRPLERPFFFVVGVYALAMFVGFTALIMLNIAVISRDPPIIFAITVVVISLAFIWEMLHRRRKAAARPAPRGQAVRPAAAS, encoded by the coding sequence GTGGAATCGGTGCTGGCCAATCTCCGGGAGTGGCTGCAGGATCGCAAGCAGCACCTGGATCTGTTCGACGAGACCAAGACCGCGCTGCAGGACAACCCGCTCTACATCGTGGGGGGGTTGGTCTGGCTGTCGTGGATGGTCGTCATCGTCACCGGCATCATTCTGATGGTCTGGTACATCCCCACGACCACCGGTGCCTACCGATCGATCCTGCATCTGACGGAAGACATCCCGTTCGGCTGGCTCATGCGCGGTATGCACAAGTACGGCGCCGACATGCTCGTCATTACGATCACGATCCGGATCTACCGCATGTACTTCGCCGGAGAATACAAGAAGCCGGGCGAGCTGTCATGGATGATTCTCTTCGCCTCGCTCGTGCTGGCGATGATCTCGGGGATCACCGGCTACGCGCTGATCTGGAACCAGCGGGCGTTCTGGGCGGCCAAGACGGTGCTCACTGTGCCGACCTACTACGACGAGATTCCGGGGCTGGGCAAACTCGGCATCGGGCACGCGATCGCCTACATCTTCCTCGGCGGGCCGGCGCTCGGGCAGGCGACCCTGACCCGGTTTTACTCAATCCACTACGGCATCTCGGTCGTGTTTGTGATCCTGGCCGAGATCTTCTTCTATCGGACGCGGCGGCGCCGGGTCAACCTGTCGTTCTTCACGATCGGGCTCGTGCTCGCGTTCCTGGCGTACGTCAGCTTCGATCAGCTGGCGGCGATGGGACGGTGGGCCAATCCCAACCGGACGCCGCTGCCGATCCTGTCGGACTGGTACTTCCTCGCGCTGTATCAAGTGGTCAAGTACATGCCGCCGCTGTGGGCCGGCATCGCCCCGGGCCTCCTGATCGGCTACGGCATGATCGTGCCGTTTCTCGACCGGACCAAGGAGACGCGGCCGCTCGAGCGCCCGTTCTTCTTCGTGGTCGGCGTCTACGCCCTCGCGATGTTCGTCGGCTTCACGGCGCTCATCATGCTCAACATCGCCGTGATCAGCCGCGACCCGCCGATCATCTTCGCGATCACGGTCGTTGTGATCTCGCTCGCCTTCATCTGGGAGATGCTGCACCGGCGGCGGAAGGCGGCCGCGCGCCCGGCGCCGCGGGGCCAGGCCGTGCGCCCGGCCGCGGCGTCGTAA
- a CDS encoding cytochrome b N-terminal domain-containing protein has protein sequence MYSRALARLLDWTLRLDVAINRVYPEDFNPLYYTGGLSNLFLTVLVLSGIFLFLYYIPSFNDAYISVQFITDTVPYGQIIRGIHRYAADGFMIAVLLHFFRNWFTDRFRFSRDEPWISGMMLLLFAGFLGVTGYVLVWDQRSQLLVAMTGRTLGAVPWIGGWLETQWQGSAGVSNLLLPRMLYLHVGPAVMLYILLWWHYVRIRHPKVWPPAVWTLFSLGLIFLLTGLLPATSQPAARPDTVPTTLSVDWLFLLPYVGLKVLSPLVLVALAVVITVYGLYIPYQLPETPAAMGIRDSGIAQVIDANCTGCELCYFDCPYNAIVMVASPHPGVTKAAQARKLFAIVLESRCVECGICVGACPFEALELPRLLERDVQEKVVQACRT, from the coding sequence GTGTATAGCCGGGCGCTCGCCCGCCTGCTGGACTGGACGCTCCGGCTCGACGTGGCGATCAACCGCGTCTACCCGGAGGACTTCAATCCGCTCTACTACACCGGCGGGCTCTCCAACCTGTTCCTGACGGTGCTGGTCCTGTCCGGTATCTTCCTGTTCCTGTACTACATCCCTTCGTTCAACGACGCCTATATCTCGGTGCAGTTCATCACGGACACGGTGCCGTACGGGCAGATCATCCGCGGGATCCACCGCTACGCCGCGGACGGCTTCATGATCGCGGTGCTCCTGCACTTTTTCCGCAACTGGTTCACAGACCGGTTCCGGTTCTCGCGCGACGAACCGTGGATCAGCGGGATGATGCTGCTCCTGTTCGCCGGCTTCCTCGGCGTGACCGGGTACGTGCTGGTGTGGGATCAGCGCAGCCAGCTCCTCGTCGCCATGACCGGGCGGACGCTCGGGGCGGTGCCGTGGATCGGCGGGTGGCTCGAGACCCAGTGGCAGGGCAGCGCCGGCGTCTCCAATCTGCTGCTGCCCCGGATGCTCTACCTTCACGTCGGGCCGGCGGTCATGCTCTACATCCTGCTGTGGTGGCACTACGTGCGGATCCGGCATCCCAAGGTGTGGCCGCCCGCGGTCTGGACGCTGTTCTCGTTGGGCCTGATCTTTCTCCTGACCGGCCTGCTGCCGGCGACGAGCCAGCCGGCCGCGCGGCCGGACACGGTCCCGACGACGCTTTCGGTGGACTGGCTGTTCCTGCTGCCGTACGTCGGGCTCAAGGTGCTGTCGCCGCTCGTGCTCGTTGCGCTCGCGGTCGTGATCACGGTCTACGGTCTGTACATTCCGTACCAGCTGCCGGAGACCCCGGCCGCGATGGGCATTCGCGACTCGGGCATCGCGCAGGTGATCGACGCGAACTGCACGGGCTGTGAGCTGTGCTACTTCGACTGCCCCTACAACGCCATCGTCATGGTGGCGAGCCCGCATCCGGGCGTGACAAAGGCGGCGCAGGCACGGAAGCTGTTCGCGATCGTGCTGGAGTCGCGGTGCGTGGAGTGCGGCATCTGCGTCGGCGCGTGTCCGTTCGAAGCGCTCGAGCTGCCGCGGCTCCTGGAGCGCGACGTCCAGGAGAAGGTGGTGCAGGCATGCCGGACCTAG
- a CDS encoding hydrogenase iron-sulfur subunit produces the protein MPDLERPAAAPQAAAPAPGAGRRPKIVGFLCDFAVDASALTAPDGTMRDAPNVTLIKVPCSGFVRPSWLEFALRNGAEGTFVCGCPLGDCFNRLGNNLIGDRVVQLRRRFERQKIHPDRIASIYFGLHDQESFLGAVKAFSERVAQLPGPAVPAPRAPGGGPARPAAPPAGGPAAGNRVVETGQTRPGAPEQAPPPGTQEGS, from the coding sequence ATGCCGGACCTAGAGCGCCCGGCGGCCGCCCCCCAGGCCGCGGCGCCCGCGCCGGGCGCGGGCCGCCGTCCGAAGATCGTCGGGTTCCTCTGCGACTTCGCCGTCGACGCGTCGGCGTTGACGGCGCCGGACGGGACGATGCGCGACGCGCCGAACGTCACGTTGATCAAGGTGCCGTGCTCCGGCTTCGTGCGGCCCTCCTGGCTCGAGTTCGCGCTGCGCAACGGCGCGGAGGGGACGTTTGTCTGCGGCTGCCCGCTCGGCGACTGCTTCAACCGGCTCGGCAACAACCTGATCGGGGACCGCGTGGTGCAGCTGCGGCGCCGGTTCGAGCGGCAGAAGATCCACCCGGACCGGATCGCCTCGATCTACTTCGGCCTGCACGACCAAGAAAGTTTCCTCGGCGCGGTCAAAGCATTCAGCGAGCGCGTCGCGCAATTGCCGGGTCCCGCAGTACCGGCGCCCCGCGCGCCCGGCGGAGGTCCGGCGCGGCCGGCCGCCCCCCCTGCGGGCGGACCCGCCGCCGGCAACCGTGTCGTCGAGACGGGGCAAACCCGGCCGGGTGCGCCGGAACAGGCGCCCCCGCCCGGCACCCAGGAGGGATCGTAA